CCCGCGTCGCGACCGGCTCGCCCATCGGCCCCACCGCGTGGTGGAGTTCGGCGATCGCGGTCCGCACCAGGTGCCGGTCGGGCCGGTCCAGGAGTTCGTTCTCGCCGATCCGCCCGATGGACGCCCGTAGGACGAAGGTGTCGGGGGCGGAGGTACCCAGCCAGGCCCACTTGTTGGAGAGGAAGGAGGCCGCCTTCAGGGTGTGCCCGTCCACCGGCGGGACGAGGAACCCGTTGCCCTCGGGCAGGAAGTGCGCCTGCGCCCGGGAGAAGGCCATCGTGATGACCGCCGTCGAGGCGTGCGCGATGCCCGCCAGCTCGGCCTCGGCCAGCGGCGAGTGCGGCCGCAGCAGTTCCGCCGCCGCGAAGGCCGGCAGCGCGAGGATCACCGCGTCCGCCTCCATGGTCAGCGGCCCGTCGCCGGTCATGGCGAGGACCCGCCACCGCCCGCCCGCGGTCTGCTGGAGCGAGCGGGCCGTCGTACCGGTGAGGATCCGCGCACCGCACGCTCCGGCGACGGCGGCGGGGAAGCGGCCGGTGCCACCGCTCACGCCCTGGACGGCGACGGCCGCTGAGCGCGGCGCGCCCGCCGCCCGCATCCGGCGCAGCGCGGGCAGCAGCGGCCCGCCCTGTTCGGCGAGGGCCGCGATCCGCGGCATGGCGGCGCGCAGCGAGAGCCGGTCGGCGCGTCCGGCGTAGATGCCGCCGAGGAGGGGTTCGATGAGCCGGTCCACGGCTTCCTGCCCGAACCGGGAGGAGAGGTACGCGGCGACCGAGCAGTCCTCGGTGAGAGAGGGCGCGTCGAGGGTCTCCTCGGCGGCGACCCGGGCGACGCCCGCGGGGGAGAGGAGCCCAGTGCCGGCCAGGGCGCCCGGGTCGGTGGGGACGCCCATGACGTGCCCGGCGGGCAGGGGCCGCAGACCGCCGTTGGTCCAGATGGTGGTGGGGGCCTGCGCGGGGTCGCAGAGCGCGTCCCCGAGTCCGACCGCCGCCGCGAGTTCGACGGCTTCGGGGCGCAGGGCCATCAGGGACTCCGCACCTTCGTCCACGGTGATGCCCGCGATGGTGCCGGTGCGCAGTTTGCCGCCGACCTTCGTGTGGCTCTCCAGGACGGTGACGTCCGCCGCGCCGCGAAGCTGCCAGGCGGCCGCCAGGCCGCTGATGCCGCCACCGACGACGATCACTGATCGCATTGTCTTCTCCCGTGACCGATATGTTCCCCTACGTAACATAAGGGAAGGTGGTGCGTCAGTGCCTCATGCTTTCGGTCAGGACCCGCAGCTCGTCCTGGTGGGGGAAGCTCCCCGGCTCGTACGCGCAATAGGGGTCGGCCTCCAGCACGTCACCGGTGAACCCGTAGGCCCGCGACCGCGAACCCCCGCACACCGTCTTGAACTCGCACGCCCCGCACTTCCCGCGCAGCAGCTCCGGGTCCCGCAGCGTGGTGAACAGCGCCGAGCCCCGGTAGATCTCGGCCAGCGCGTGGTTCTTCACGTTGCCCGCCGAGACCGGCAGGAACCCGCTGGGGTGCACCTCGCCGGTGTGCGAGATGAAGACGAAGCCGCGCCCCGAGGACACGTCCATCGGCGGCCTGCGCACCGCGCGCCGCGCGCCGTCGAAGACGCCCAGCTCGTGCGCCCGCGCCGTGAGCCGCTCGTACAGCGGTCCGAGCACCGGCCGCTCGCCCTTCGCGTCGAGGATGGTGCGCTGGAGCGCGACCCGGCGGAAGTGGTGGCCCTCGGTGGTCTTGGTGGCCATCACGGCGCCGCAGTCGTAGAGGAAGTGCAGTACGTCCTCGATCTCGGCCGGGGTCAGGGACGCCAGCTGCCCGCCGCGGCCCGTCGGGACCAGCACGAAGCCGGACCACAGCATCGCGATCTCGCGCCGGACCAGCGCCGCGATGTCGGCGAGGTCCTCCAGACTCTCGCGGGTCACCGTGGTGTTGATCTGCACCTTGAGCCCGAGCTCCCGGGCCGTGCGCCAGCCCTCCAGGGTCCAGTCGAAGACCCCGTCGACCCCGCGGAAGCTGTCGTGCCGCGCGGCGGTCGACCCGTCCAGCGAGAGGGACAGCGCGATCGCCCCGGCCTCGCGGACGGCGGCCAGGTTCTCCCGGGTGAGGGTCGGCGTACCGGAGGGCGAGACCGCGACCCGCAGGCCCAGCGAGGCGCCGTACGCGACCAGCTCGGTGAGGTCGGCGCGCTGGAAGGGGTCGCCGCCGGTGATGACGAACAGCGGGCCGGGCTTGCCGAAGGCGGCGATCTGGTCCATGACCCGCCGGGCGTCACGGCCGTCCAGCTCGGCGGGGTCGCGGGCGGTCCGCGCCTCGGCCCTGCAGTGCAGGCAGGCCAGCGGGCAGGCCCGGGTGGACTCCCAGATGACGATGAAGGGCCGTTCGGAGACCGCGTGCACGGGCTTGCGCACAACGGTGCGCGGGACAGGAGGCGGGGGAGGGGGAGTGGTCATGAGACGCGCTCCCAGCCGCGCTTCGTGGCGCGGTTCGCCAGCTGCTCCGGGTCCCGCTTGCGGTAGACGACGTAGGGCCGGAAGAGGTACTTCAGCGGCACCGAGAACATGTGCACCAGCCGGGAGTAGGGGATCAGCGCGAACAGCGTGAACCCGAACAGGATGTGCAGCCGGAAGGCGAGCGGGGCGCCCGCCATCAGGTGGTAGTCCGGCTGGAAGGCGAACAGGCTTCGGAACCACACGGAGATCCCGGTCCGGTAGTTGTAATCGCCGGTCATGCCGGTGGAGTTGAGGAGCGTCGCCGTCAGGCCGAGGACCATCGCGCCGAGCAGGAACGCGTACATCAGGTGGTCGCTGCGCAAGGTGGCCTTGCGGACCGCGGGGACCGTGAAGCGCCGGTACACCAGCACCCCGATGCCGGCGGCCGCGGCGATGCCCGCCACCGTGCCGGTGGAGATCGCGAGCAGGTGGTAGGCGTGGTCGCTCAGGCCCACCGCGTCGGTCCAGCCCTTCGGGATCAGCAGGCCCACGACATGGCCCATGACCACGAACAGCATGCCGAAGTGGAAGAGCGGCGAACCGATCCGCAGCAGCCGCGACTCGTGCAGCTGCGAGGAGTGGGTGGTCCAGCCGAACGTGTCGAACCGGGCGCGCCAGACGGTGCCCGCGATGAGCAGGGCGGCCGAGACGTAGGGGAGCACGCCCCACAGGAGGAGGTCCATCAGGCCACCGCGCCCTTCGGAGCGTGCGGAATCTGCGGCCACGGCAGGTCGGTGGGCATGTCGAGGCCCGGGCCGAACGGTTCGAGGGCCGAGCCCGCGCCCACCAGTTCCTGCGGCGGCCCGTTCTTCGCGAGCGCCTTCGCCTCCGCCTTGGTCTCGGGGGAGGGGCCGGGCAGCGTGGAGCAGACCGCCTCCAGCACCCGGGCGTAGGGCGAGCCGGATTCGGTCAGCGCGAGGCGCAGCAGCTCCAGCCCGGCCCGGTGCTCCTGGAGCAGCCGGGTGCCGGCCTCTTCCTCGCGGGCGGCGAACTCCAGTGCCACGGGCAGGAAGTCGGGCAGTTCCTCACCCGTGTACTCCAGCCCGAAGTCCCGGTAGATCCGCTTCAGCCGGACCAGGGACAGCCCGCGGCGGCGCGTGTCCCCGTCCACCCACCAGGTGAGGTAGAGGCAGCGCCGGTTGCGGGTGTCGAAGGTCGAGGTGTACTGCGCGCACAGCTCGATCGGGCTCTGGGTCGCGGCCTCGTCGAGGAAGGCGCCGAGCCGCTGGGCTTGTTCGGGGGCCGCCCCGGCCAGGGCCGCACGGAGCCGGGGGAGTTCGTCATGGAAGTAGTCTCCCGGATACTGCAGCACACAGCCCGCGACCAGTCGTACGACGGCGTCCGGTGTCACGAAGTCCTCCTCGTGGGGCTCATGTTGAGCAGGACCCGCGCGGGCGCGGATCCGGCGGGTTCGGCGGTTTCGCGCACGGGACAGGTGTCGTCCAGCGGGTGACTGCCGGCGAGCGCGTCGGCGTCGGCGCGGGCCGCGGTGGGGATGACGAACCGGTCCTCCAGCTTGGCGACGGCCAGCAGCCGGAACATGTCCTCCATCTCCACGCCCGTCAGGCCCACGGCTCGGGCAATCGACTCGTCGCGCTCCTCGCCGAGGTTGATCCGCCGCATGTACGAGCGCATCGCGGCCATCCGGCGCAGCACCGCCCGCACGGGGTGGGGGTCACCGGCGGTCAGCAGTTCGGCGAGGTACTCGACGGGGATGCGCATCTCGTCGATGGCGCCGAAGAGGTTGCCCGCGTCCTCGCCGTCGCTGCCGGTGGCGGCGACCGCCTCGACCACGGGGGAGAGCGGGGGGACGTACCAGACCATCGGCATCGTCCGGTACTCCGGATGCAGCGGCAGGGCCACCTGGTAGGTCGCGATCAGGTCGTACACCGGGGATCGGCGGGCCGCGTCGAGCCATTCGTCGGTGATGCCGGCCGCGCGGGCGGCGGCCACCACGGCCGGGTCGTGCGGGTCGAGGAAGCACTCCAGCTGCGAGGGATAGAGATCGTGCTCGTCTTCCACGGACGCGGCCTCGGCGACCTTGTCGGCGTCGTAGAGCATCACGCCGAGGTAGCGCATCCGGCCGACGCAGGTCTCCGAGCAGACGGTCGGCATGCCGACCTCGATGCGCGGGAAGCACAGGGTGCACTTCTCGGCCTTGCCGGTCCGGTGGTTGAAGTACACCTTCTTGTACGGGCAGCCGGTGACGCACATCCGCCAGCCGCGGCACTGGTCCTGGTCCACCAGGACGATGCCGTCCTCCTCGCGCTTGTACATCGCGCCCGAGGGGCAGGAGGAGACGCACGCGGGGTTCAGGCAGTGCTCGCAGATCCGCGGGAGGTAGAACATGAAGCTCTGCTCGAACTCGAAGCGGATCTTCTCGCCGACCTCGTCGCGGATCTTCTCGATGATCGGGTCCTTCGGGGCGTGCGTGGGCGCGCCGCCGAGGTTGTCGTCCCAGTTCGGACCCCATTCGATCGTGCCGATGGGTTCACCGGTGAGCTGCGAGACGGGCCGGGCGGTGGGCAGGTCGTCGCCCGCCGGGGCCTCGGTGAGGTTCTTGTACTCGTACGTCCACGGCTGGTAGTAGTCGGAGATCTCCGGCAGGTCCGGGTTGGCGAAGATCTTGCCGAGCTTGGCGAGCCGCCCGCCCGCCTTGAGCCGCAGCTTGCCGGACCGGGTGCGCTCCCAGCCGCCCTTCCACTTCTCCTGGTCCTCCCAGCGGCGCGGGTAGCCCTGGCCGGGGAGGGTCTCGACGTTGTTGAACCAGACGTACTCGGTGCCCTGCCGGTTGGTCCACGCCTGCTTGCAGGTGACCGAGCAGGTGTGGCAGCCGATGCACTTGTCGAGGTTCATGACCATCGCGACTTGAGCCATGACGCGTCCGATAGTCGCTTCGCGACGGGGCATGCCTAGTACTCCACGTTCTGGTCGCGGCGGCGGATGACCGTCACCTCGTCGCGCTGGTTGCCGGTCGGGCCCAGGTAGTTGAAGGCCCAGGTCAGCTGGGCGTAGCCGCCGACGAGGTGGGTGGGCTTGAGCATCACCCGGGTCAGCGAGTTGTGGATGCCGCCGCGGCGGCCGGTCTTCTCGGTCTTGGGGACGCCGACCGTGCGCTCCTGGGCGTGGTTCATGTAGACCGTGCCCGGCGGCATCTTGTGGGAGACGATCGCGCGGGCGGTGACCACGCCGTTGCGGTTGACCGCCTCGATCCAGTCGTTGTCCGCGACCCCGATCGCGTCGGCGTCCTGCGGGGACATCCACACGGTCTGCCCGCCGCGGCCCAGGGTCATCATGTAGAGGTTGTCCTGGTACTGGCTGTGGATCGCCCACTTGTTGTGGGGCGTCAGGTACCGCACGGCCACCGACTTCTCCTTCTCGTCGACGGTGCCCAGCTCGGGCTCCCCGTACAGCCGGTGCATGTTCAGCGGTGGCTTGTAGACGGGCATCGACTCGCCCACCTCGTGCAGCCAGTCGTGGTCGAGGAAGAAGTGCTGGCGGCCGGTGAGGGTGTGCCAGGGCTTGAGGTGCTCGGTGTTGACCGTGAAGGCGGTGTAGCGGCGCCCGCCGGCCTCGCTGCCCGACCACTCGGGCGAGGTGATCACCGGGACCGGGCGGGCCTGCGTGTCGGCGAAGGTGATCCGCTTGCCCTCGGCCTCCGCGGCCAGATGGGCCATCGGGGTGCCGACCTTCTTCTCCAGGGTCTCGAAGCCCTGGGTGGCCAGGCGGCCGTTGCTGGTGCCGGAGAGGGAGAGGATCGCCTCGCAGGCCTGCTGGGCGGTCTCCAGCCGGGGGCGGCCGTCGGCGGCGCCGCCGCGGACCGTGCCGTTCTTGGCGCCGAGGTAGGTGATCTCCTCGGCGACGTCGAAGGTGATGGCCTTCGTCGTCACGCCGAGCGTGTCCACCAGCGGCCCCAGCGCGGCGAACTTCTCGCCGACCGCGCCGTAGTCGCGCTCGACGACCTGCAGGTTGTACATGGTCCGGCCGGGTACGGGCTCGCACTCGCCCTTCGACCAGTCCAGCGCGACCCCGCCGGGCTGGGCCATCTCGCCGCCCGGGGTGTCGTGCTGGAGGGCGGTGGCGACCAGGTCCTTGCGCACGCCCAGGTGGGTCTTGGCCAGCTCGCCGAACCGTTCCGCCAGCCCTTTGAAGGCGTCGTAGTCGGACCGCGCCTGCCAGGGCGGGTCCACGGCCGGGGTGAAGGCGTGCAGGAAGGGGTGCATGTCGGTGGAGGACAGGTCGTGCTTCTCGTACCAGGTCGCCGCCGGGAAGACCACGTCCGACAGGAGCGTCGTCGAGGTCATCCGGAAGTCCATCGTCATGAGCAGGTCGAGCTTGCCCTCGACGTCCTCGTCCCGGTAGGTCACGTCCTTCGGGGAGCAACGCGGCCCGTCCTCCGGCAGGTTGGAGTGCGTGCCCAGCAGGTGCTTGAGGAAGTACTCGTTGCCCTTGGAGCTGGAGCCCAGCAGATTGGCCCGCCATACGTTCAGCACGCGCGGCCAGTTGCCGGGCGCGTCCGGGTCCTCGCCCGCGAAGCCCAGCTCACCGCTCTTCAGTTGCTCGACGGCGCTCGCCACCGGGTCCTCGGCCTCGCCCAGCTCCAGCGGATTGCGGTCGAAGGTCGGGTAGGAGGGCATCCAGCCCATCCGGGCGCTCGCGGCCAGGCAGTCGGAGCCGGTCATGTCCTTGAAGACGCCCTCGCCGAGCGGCGAGGCCAGCGCCTCGGCGGGCAGGGTGTCGTAGCGCCACTGGTCGGTGTGCAGGTAGAACCAGGCCGCGCCGATCATCTGGCGCGGCGGGCGCGACCAGTCGGAGGCCGCCGCGAGGGTGGCCCAGCCGGTGACCGGACGGCACTTCTCCTGGCCGACGTAGTGGCCCCAGCCGCCGCCGTTGCGGCCCTGGCAGCCGGTGAGGGTGAGCAGGGCGAGGAAGGAGCGGTAGATGGTCTCGGAGTGGAACCAGTGGTTGGTGCCCGCGCCCATCAGGATCATGCAGCGCCCCCGCGACCGCTCGGCCGTCTCCGCGAACTCCCGGGCCACCCGCGCGGCCTGGGCGGCCGGCACCGAGGTCAGGGACTCCTGCCAGCCGGGCGTGCCGGGCTGGCTCGCGTCCTCGGACGAGGCGGGCCACTCGCCGGGCAGCCCCGCGCGGGCCACCCCGTACTGCGCGAGCATCAGGTCGAAGACCGTGGTGACCAGCCGGTCCCCGAGACGGCGTACGGGCACGCCGCGGCGGATGACCCCGCCGCGCTCGTCGTCCTCGAAGCGGGGCAGGGTGACCGCGACGCTCTCCACGGCGTCCGAGCCATCCGTGTCCTGTGCGTACAGGGTCAGCCGGGGCACGGTGTCGCCGAGGTCGAGGTTCCACTCGGGCCGCTCGTTCTTGCCCCAGCGGTGGCCGAGGGTGCCGTTCGGGACCACCGGTTCGCCGGTCACGTCATCGATCAGCACCGTCTTCCAGCGCGCGTTCTCGGTGTCGTGCCCGAGATCGGCGGCGGTCACGAACTTGCCCGGCACCAGACCCTGTTCGGTTTCCCGCAGGGACACCAGGAAGGGGAGGTCGGTGTACTGGCGGACGTAATCCGTGAAGAACGGCGTCTGCTTCTCGACGAAGAATTCCTTGAGGATGACATGGCCCATCGCGAGGGCCAGCGCGCCGTCCGTGCCGGGGTGCGGATGCATCCATTCGTCGGCGAACTTCGTGTTGTCCGCGTAATCCGGGGAGACCGTGACGACCTTCTGGCCGCGGTAACGGGCCTCGGTCATCCAGTGCGCGTCCGGGGTGCGGGTGACCGGGACGTTGGAGCCCCACATCATCAGGTAGGCCGCGTCCCACCAGTCACCGGACTCCGGTACGTCGGTCTGGTCGCCGAAGACCTGCGGCGAGGCCACCGGCAGGTCGGCGTACCAGTCGTAGAAGCTCAGCATCGGCGCGCCGATGAGGGAGTGGAAGCGGGCGCCCGCCGCGTGCGAGGCCATCGACATCGCCGGGATCGGCGAGAAACCCGCGACCCGGTCCGGGCCGTGCTCCTTGACGGTGTGCACATGGGCGGCGGCGACCAGCTCGGTCGCCTCCTCCCAGGTCGCGCGCACCAGCCCGCCCTTGCCGCGGGCCTTCTGGTACGTGCGCCGGCGCGCGGGGTCGGACTGGATGTCGGCCCAGGCCTCGACGGGATCCCCGAGGCGGCCCTTGGCCTCCCGGTACATCTCCAGCAGGGCGCCGCGGACGTAGGGGTAGCGGACCCGGGTCGGCGAATAGGAGTACCAGGAGAAGGAGGCGCCGCGGGGGCAGCCGCGCGGCTCGTACTCCGGTCGGTCCGGACCGACCGAGGGGTAGTCGGTGGCCTGGGTCTCCCAGGTGATGATCCCGTCCTTGACGTAGACCTTCCAGCGGCACGAACCCGTGCAGTTCACGCCGTGCGTCGAATACACGACCTTGTCGTGGCTCCAGCGGTCCCGGTAGAAGGCCTCCGCGGCCCGGCCGCCGGTCCGGTGGACCGTCCGCAGATCGTCCGAGACCTCGGCCCGGCTGAAGAAGCTGCCCGCCTTGACCAATTGCTCGGCGGCACCCTGATGCTCCTGCAACGCGACCTCCAGGCCATCGCAAAAATCCGAATCCCCGAACGACCGTACGCCTGTGGAATACCGGTATCCGATGACAAAGGTCCCGGAGCGGGGTGACCATCTGCCGGACTTTCACGGGTCCATGGGGTGCATTCTGGAATCGCGCCGATTCCGCGCCAATTACCCGGCGGCGCAGGCAAATTACGCGATTCGATTCCGATTAGGGGGAGCGTGGTGACCGAACGGACCGTGGTGACCGTGCGGCCGGCATCCCGGCGGTCGTGGGCCCGGCGCTGGCTCCCCGACCAGCACGGCGCCTGGGCGATGCTCGCCGTGCCCTTCCTCGCCGGGACCCTCCTCGCGCCACGGCCCGCCCCGGCGCACGCCGTGCTCTTCGGCGCCTGGCTCCTCGGCTACGTCGCGGTCTTCCACGGCCAGCAGTGGCTCCGGCTGCGGCGCCACTCGCGCAGGCCCGGGGCCGCCGCCCGGCACGTCCGGCCGGGGCTGGTCTGCGGCGCCGCCTGCGCGGTGCTCGCCCTGCCGCTCGCCGCCCGCCACCCCTGGCTGCTGTGGGCGGGGGCCGCGGCCGCGCCCTTCGTCGCCGTGAACACGTACGCCGCGTGGCTGGGCCGCGAACGCGCCCTGTGGAACGGCCTGGCGGCGGTGGTCCCCGCCTGCGCGGTGCTCCTGGTGACCCTGCGCCTCGGCGGCGGCGCCCCGGCCGACGGCCGGCGCCCCGCGCTGGCCTGCCTGCTCTACTTCGGCGGCACGGTCCCGTACGTCAAGACGATGATCCGGGAGCGGAACTCGGCCCCCTACCGCCGCGCCTCGGTGGCCTGCCACGCGGTGGCGCTCCTACTGGCCACCTGGCTCACCCCCTGGCTGGCCGTCCCCTTCACCCTCTACCTGGCCCGCGCCGCACTCCTGCCGGGTCGCGGGCTGCGGGCCCCGCTGATCGGGTCGGTGGAGCTGGCCGCATCGGCCCTGCTCTTGACCGTGCTCCTGGCCGCCGCCTGACCGGCTGCCCGCCACTTGGCGGCCGACCGGGGCCAATCAAGCCTGCCCGGCGATTGAGGGCCCGCCGGAGGCACACTGGGCCGCACCCGGCCTCCCACCGCACCGAACGGTGACCCCGGCCCCACCCGGCCGTGCACCCGCCCGCCGCGGGAACTAGATCGCTTCCTTGCGGGTCAGGTAGTTGAACGAGATCCACCCCGGCAGCACCGGCAGCCAGAACGTGCACAGCCGGAACAACAGCACCGCCGAGATCGCGATCTCCTTCTCCAGACCGGCCGCGATCAGACCGAGGGTCAGCGTCGTCTCCACCGCGCCCACACCACCCGGCGTCGGCGCCGCCGAGCCCAGCGCGTTGCCCGCGAGGAAGACCACCGCGATGCTCGCCAGGCTCAGCGCCTCGCCCCCGCCGAAGGCGCGGACCGAGGCGTCCAGGCACATCACGAAGCAGGCGGTCAGCAGCAGCATCCCGCCGATGCCCGTGATCAGCTTCTGCGGCCGCTGGAGGATGTCCAGCATGCGCGGCACGACCCCGGCGAACAGCGCCCGTACCCGGGTCGCCACGAACTTCCGCAGGAACGGGATCGCCGTCACCACCAGCACCAGCACCGCGACCGTCAGCAGCCCGGCGATGACCGCCCGCGACGGGGTCATCTGCGTGGTGTTCTCGGTCCCGGTCAGATAGCCGAAGGACAGCAGCAGCAGGATGTGGCTCGCCAGCCCGAACAGCTGCGACGCGCCGACGCTCGCCACCGCCAGCCCCGGCCGCACCCCCGACCGCTGCAGGAAGCGGGTGTTCAGCGCGACACCGCCCACCGCCGCCGGAGCGACCAGCTTCACGAAGGACCCGGCCAGCTGCGCGCACACGGTCCGCAGGAACGGCACCCGCTCCGGCACGAAGCCCAGCAGGCTCATCGCCGCCGCGAAATAGGTCAGCGCGGAGAACGCCAGGACCACCCCGACCCAGCCCCAGCGCGCCGACCCGAAGGTGGTCGCGAAGTCGACCTGGGTGAGCTGGGAGAGCAGGAAGTACGCGGCGACCGCGCCCGCGATGAAGGACACCAGCGTGCGCGGCCTGATCCGCTCCAGCCGGGCCGGTTCCACCGGCGCCTGCGGACGGATCAGCAGCACCTGCTGCCGGATCTGGCTGAGCAGGTCCTCCTCGCGGGCCTCGTCGAGGGCCTCGTCCAGCGCCCGCTTCTCGGCCTTGCGCTCCGCCTTCGACTCGGCCTTGGACTCCGCCTTGGACGAGCGCCGCGCGGCCGCGTCGGCCTCGCGTTCCGCGTCGCGCTGTGCCTTCGCCAGCCGGGAGGTCTCCAGTACGGCCTCCCGCTCGCGGGTCGAGCGCTCCCGCGCCAGCCTGCGCAGCGTGGCCCGGGTGGAGCGGCTCAGCGCGATCGGCTGGAGCAGCGGCAGACAGTCCGCGACCGCGTCCGGGCCCAGCACCTCCAGCGCCGAAGCCACCGAGCGCTCGGCGCCGACCCGCAGGCCGATGGTGGTCAGCAGCTGTGCGATGTCCATCCGCAGCACCAGGTCACCGGCCGCGATCTCGCCGCCGCGCAGGTCGGTGAGGATGACATTGCCAAAACGATCCACCACGAGCGCGTCCCCGGTCAGCCGCCGGTGCGCGATCCGCCGCGACTGCAGGGCCTGGACCTGCTCCCACGCGTTGCGGCTCAGCTCGTCGGTGATCTCCTCGTCGGCGAGCTGGTCCAGGGTCCGGCCGCCCAGGTGCTCGTACACGAGCATCACGGCGTCCGGACCCAGCTCGGAGGTGGCGATCAGCTTGGGCGCGTTCGCCCCGGCCGCGATCGCGGCGTACGCGAGCAGGGCCTCCTGCTCCAGCGCCTGCCGCAGCGACTGGAGGCTGCGCCGGGTGGTGATCCCGCGCAGGGTGAGCCGCCGCCAGACCCGGTAGAAGAAGCCCTGCGCCTGCTGCTCGCGGTCCACGACCGTGACGTCCAGCGGCGGGCCGTCGGCCAGGGTGACGTGGTAGCGGCGGCCGCGGTCGCTCTGCTCGGAGACCTCCTTGCCCTCCGGGCCCTCCGGCACCTCGGCGCGGGTCGCGCTGACCGGCTGGAAGCCGACCCGGCGCAGGCCCGCGAGGAGGTTCTGGCCGGTGGGCCGGACATTGGGGGAGCCGACGGCGTACAGCGTGCCGTAGGCGACGGTCCAGCCGATGAGCACGGTGAGGATGATCGAGAAGGGGGTGGTGTAGCCGCCGACGAGCATCGCGAAGGCGTCGAGGAGCAGCACCGCCCACAGCGCCACGCGCCAGCGGGGTCTGCGGGTCATCCCGACGGCGGTCATGTAGGCGATGACGGGCGCGAGGTAACCGTGGACCGGATCCGTGAGGACGTCACCGATGCCGGTGGGGCGGGTCAGGGCCTCCTGGATGGTGCCCGGGGCGGCGCGCGAGACCCAGAGGTCGATGGCGAGGGTCACGCCGTGCGCCAGTACGGCCGCGAGCACGCCGTCGGCGATGCGCAGGCCGTCTCGTTTGATCAGCCGCTCGATGGCGAAGGCGACCGGGACCAGCAGGATGGCGATGCTCGACACCAGCCCGGCGACCTTGATCAGTACGTCCGGTGCCTGGCCGGTGCCCTTGTTGATGTCGGCTTCCAGGCCGACGGTCGTGCCGTGCGCGAAGGCGGCGATGGCGAGGACGACGGCGATGCCGAGGATGCCGACGAGCAGCCGGACCAGGTCGGAGGGCCGGTGCACCCGGGCGGCGAGCAGCGGCTCGTCGCCCTCGACCCGGTCGGCGGTGGCGGCGGTGAGGGTGATGTCGAGGGAGCCGCGGGCCTCGGCGTCCGGGCCGGGGGTGTCCGCGCCGGGGGTGTCCGCGTCCGGGGCGTGCGCGCCGGGGGCGTGCGGGCGCGCGGAACCGGCGGCGCCGTCCGCTCGCGCCGTGCCGTCCGCCGTCGTGC
This is a stretch of genomic DNA from Streptomyces sp. NBC_00536. It encodes these proteins:
- the hemG gene encoding protoporphyrinogen oxidase, yielding MRSVIVVGGGISGLAAAWQLRGAADVTVLESHTKVGGKLRTGTIAGITVDEGAESLMALRPEAVELAAAVGLGDALCDPAQAPTTIWTNGGLRPLPAGHVMGVPTDPGALAGTGLLSPAGVARVAAEETLDAPSLTEDCSVAAYLSSRFGQEAVDRLIEPLLGGIYAGRADRLSLRAAMPRIAALAEQGGPLLPALRRMRAAGAPRSAAVAVQGVSGGTGRFPAAVAGACGARILTGTTARSLQQTAGGRWRVLAMTGDGPLTMEADAVILALPAFAAAELLRPHSPLAEAELAGIAHASTAVITMAFSRAQAHFLPEGNGFLVPPVDGHTLKAASFLSNKWAWLGTSAPDTFVLRASIGRIGENELLDRPDRHLVRTAIAELHHAVGPMGEPVATRVTRWDRGLPQYGVGHRERVARIREAVGKLPGLAVCGAAYEGVGVAACVATARTAARSLLQAAA
- a CDS encoding TIGR04053 family radical SAM/SPASM domain-containing protein, whose product is MTTPPPPPPVPRTVVRKPVHAVSERPFIVIWESTRACPLACLHCRAEARTARDPAELDGRDARRVMDQIAAFGKPGPLFVITGGDPFQRADLTELVAYGASLGLRVAVSPSGTPTLTRENLAAVREAGAIALSLSLDGSTAARHDSFRGVDGVFDWTLEGWRTARELGLKVQINTTVTRESLEDLADIAALVRREIAMLWSGFVLVPTGRGGQLASLTPAEIEDVLHFLYDCGAVMATKTTEGHHFRRVALQRTILDAKGERPVLGPLYERLTARAHELGVFDGARRAVRRPPMDVSSGRGFVFISHTGEVHPSGFLPVSAGNVKNHALAEIYRGSALFTTLRDPELLRGKCGACEFKTVCGGSRSRAYGFTGDVLEADPYCAYEPGSFPHQDELRVLTESMRH
- the narJ gene encoding nitrate reductase molybdenum cofactor assembly chaperone translates to MTPDAVVRLVAGCVLQYPGDYFHDELPRLRAALAGAAPEQAQRLGAFLDEAATQSPIELCAQYTSTFDTRNRRCLYLTWWVDGDTRRRGLSLVRLKRIYRDFGLEYTGEELPDFLPVALEFAAREEEAGTRLLQEHRAGLELLRLALTESGSPYARVLEAVCSTLPGPSPETKAEAKALAKNGPPQELVGAGSALEPFGPGLDMPTDLPWPQIPHAPKGAVA
- the narI gene encoding respiratory nitrate reductase subunit gamma translates to MDLLLWGVLPYVSAALLIAGTVWRARFDTFGWTTHSSQLHESRLLRIGSPLFHFGMLFVVMGHVVGLLIPKGWTDAVGLSDHAYHLLAISTGTVAGIAAAAGIGVLVYRRFTVPAVRKATLRSDHLMYAFLLGAMVLGLTATLLNSTGMTGDYNYRTGISVWFRSLFAFQPDYHLMAGAPLAFRLHILFGFTLFALIPYSRLVHMFSVPLKYLFRPYVVYRKRDPEQLANRATKRGWERVS
- the narH gene encoding nitrate reductase subunit beta; the encoded protein is MPRREATIGRVMAQVAMVMNLDKCIGCHTCSVTCKQAWTNRQGTEYVWFNNVETLPGQGYPRRWEDQEKWKGGWERTRSGKLRLKAGGRLAKLGKIFANPDLPEISDYYQPWTYEYKNLTEAPAGDDLPTARPVSQLTGEPIGTIEWGPNWDDNLGGAPTHAPKDPIIEKIRDEVGEKIRFEFEQSFMFYLPRICEHCLNPACVSSCPSGAMYKREEDGIVLVDQDQCRGWRMCVTGCPYKKVYFNHRTGKAEKCTLCFPRIEVGMPTVCSETCVGRMRYLGVMLYDADKVAEAASVEDEHDLYPSQLECFLDPHDPAVVAAARAAGITDEWLDAARRSPVYDLIATYQVALPLHPEYRTMPMVWYVPPLSPVVEAVAATGSDGEDAGNLFGAIDEMRIPVEYLAELLTAGDPHPVRAVLRRMAAMRSYMRRINLGEERDESIARAVGLTGVEMEDMFRLLAVAKLEDRFVIPTAARADADALAGSHPLDDTCPVRETAEPAGSAPARVLLNMSPTRRTS